In one window of Nocardia brasiliensis DNA:
- a CDS encoding MlaD family protein: MTPRLRSWTTALVITAAALTGCSYNPAKLALLDRHAAPGYSITVEFDNALNLPIGARLVLDGAAIGTVVAIGLTETVVAVRADIDDGVRIPADSTATITQDTVLGDPYVKLDRPQQDSGIVLAAGARIDAAHTTAATSLEDTLAALSNFFGSGSLAQLQRAVARLDTALPPSLDDVRGLAEVLATDIRSLAGGTAQLDQTLADASATVTAIDRRTADIVATFTPEAMRMWGNLRILLGHIGVLLPSVGSVYNGGYWLVPMIDSLAGTVETVGGAAGTAAALDRFLRTTLLPLSRDPKVEVTSLVTDDGTEHIDAVADLLRMLGAVR, encoded by the coding sequence ATGACCCCGCGCCTCCGTTCGTGGACAACAGCTTTGGTGATCACCGCGGCCGCGTTGACCGGCTGCTCATACAACCCGGCAAAGCTCGCGCTGCTCGATCGCCATGCCGCACCCGGCTATTCGATCACCGTCGAGTTCGACAACGCGCTCAATCTGCCGATCGGCGCGCGGCTGGTCCTCGACGGCGCGGCGATCGGCACGGTCGTGGCGATCGGACTGACCGAAACGGTGGTCGCCGTCCGCGCCGATATCGACGACGGAGTTCGCATTCCCGCCGACAGCACAGCCACCATCACCCAGGACACCGTGCTCGGCGATCCATACGTGAAACTCGATCGCCCGCAGCAGGATTCCGGCATTGTCCTAGCGGCGGGCGCGAGGATCGACGCCGCGCACACCACCGCCGCGACGAGCCTCGAAGACACCCTCGCCGCACTGTCGAACTTCTTCGGCAGCGGATCCCTTGCCCAACTCCAGCGCGCCGTCGCGAGACTCGATACCGCGCTGCCCCCGTCGCTCGACGACGTGCGCGGCCTCGCCGAGGTCCTCGCCACCGACATCCGGTCCCTGGCCGGTGGCACAGCCCAATTGGACCAGACACTCGCCGACGCTTCGGCCACCGTCACCGCGATCGATCGGCGCACCGCCGACATCGTCGCCACCTTCACCCCGGAGGCGATGCGGATGTGGGGAAATCTGCGCATCCTGCTCGGCCACATCGGCGTGCTGCTGCCCTCCGTGGGCAGCGTCTACAACGGCGGCTATTGGCTCGTGCCCATGATCGATTCGCTGGCGGGCACCGTCGAAACCGTCGGCGGCGCGGCGGGCACCGCGGCGGCGCTCGACCGGTTCCTGCGCACCACCCTGCTGCCGCTCTCGCGCGATCCGAAGGTCGAGGTCACCTCCTTGGTCACCGACGACGGCACCGAGCACATCGACGCCGTCGCCGACCTACTGCGCATGCTGGGAGCGGTCCGATGA
- a CDS encoding MlaE family ABC transporter permease — MTTVPARYSPVPRLDRLARRATRAAGNAFAEVGRVVVFVSRTLWLLPITLRHYRAQTFRTLNNLAWGRGSLIVDGGVVSTMLILGVAIGAVVSIEAFAGLDLIGFGALSGVIGGMANIREMAPIVAGVGFAAQAGCRMTAEIGAMRIAEEIDAIEALGVRVIPFVVGTRLLGGMLCVVPAYLATLLLSFLTCRTVVTVFHAQSSGTYNHYFEQFLDPADVILSTAKAVLFCAAVTFIHCYFGFFAAGGPAGVGIAAGRAIRASLVVIIVLDLALTVLLWGLTPEFVFKG, encoded by the coding sequence ATGACCACGGTTCCCGCCCGATACAGCCCCGTCCCGCGCCTCGATCGGCTCGCCAGGCGCGCCACCCGCGCGGCGGGCAACGCGTTCGCCGAGGTCGGCCGGGTGGTCGTATTCGTCTCGCGCACACTGTGGTTGCTCCCGATCACGCTGCGGCACTACCGCGCGCAGACCTTCCGGACCCTGAACAACCTCGCGTGGGGCCGCGGGTCGCTGATCGTCGACGGCGGTGTGGTGTCGACGATGCTCATCCTGGGCGTGGCGATCGGCGCGGTGGTGTCCATCGAGGCGTTCGCCGGCCTGGATCTGATCGGCTTCGGCGCCCTGTCCGGCGTCATCGGCGGCATGGCCAATATTCGGGAGATGGCCCCGATCGTCGCGGGGGTCGGTTTCGCCGCCCAGGCGGGCTGCCGGATGACCGCGGAGATCGGCGCGATGCGGATCGCGGAGGAGATCGACGCCATCGAAGCCCTTGGTGTGCGGGTGATCCCGTTCGTGGTCGGCACGAGACTGCTCGGCGGCATGCTGTGCGTCGTTCCGGCGTATCTGGCGACGCTGCTGCTGAGTTTTCTCACCTGCCGCACCGTCGTGACGGTCTTTCACGCGCAGTCGAGCGGCACCTACAACCACTACTTCGAGCAGTTCCTCGACCCCGCCGACGTGATCCTGTCCACCGCGAAGGCGGTGTTGTTCTGTGCGGCAGTCACATTCATCCACTGCTACTTCGGCTTCTTCGCCGCGGGCGGGCCCGCCGGGGTCGGCATCGCCGCCGGGCGCGCCATCCGCGCGAGCCTGGTGGTGATCATCGTGCTCGATCTGGCACTGACCGTTCTGCTGTGGGGGCTGACCCCGGAATTCGTGTTCAAGGGGTAG
- a CDS encoding ABC transporter permease: MTAQANRVVDHLAATARTSTATVGRSVALAAAILGHLGNDIRRGRLPFGECVQQAWQLLKVTAIPAILMAVPFGAVVSVQVGGLVQQVGATSLTGAASGLGVIREGAPLAAGLLLGGAAAAAIAADLGARAIREELDAMRVMGVDPVQRLVVPRMLALLAIAPVLLIVIVTVGVGSAYAVAVAVSGVSSGSFWASFGAFATTGDLVMAVVKTLTAAVLVAIIGGLRGLEAHGGPRGVADAVNSAVVLSVTMIIFSALLLTQAQTMFLPSRIA; the protein is encoded by the coding sequence GTGACGGCACAGGCCAATCGCGTGGTGGATCACCTCGCGGCCACCGCGCGAACCAGCACCGCGACGGTCGGGCGCTCGGTGGCGCTGGCGGCCGCGATACTCGGCCACCTCGGCAACGACATCCGGCGCGGGCGCCTGCCTTTCGGCGAATGCGTGCAGCAGGCCTGGCAGCTGCTGAAAGTCACCGCGATACCGGCGATATTGATGGCCGTCCCGTTCGGCGCGGTGGTGTCGGTGCAGGTCGGCGGGCTGGTCCAGCAGGTCGGGGCGACCTCGCTGACCGGCGCGGCCAGCGGACTCGGCGTCATCCGCGAGGGCGCGCCGCTCGCGGCCGGGCTGCTGCTCGGCGGCGCCGCCGCCGCGGCGATCGCCGCCGACCTCGGCGCGCGCGCCATCCGGGAAGAACTGGACGCGATGCGGGTCATGGGCGTGGATCCCGTGCAGCGGTTGGTCGTCCCGCGAATGCTGGCCCTGCTCGCGATCGCGCCCGTGCTGCTGATCGTGATCGTCACCGTCGGGGTCGGCTCGGCCTACGCCGTGGCCGTCGCGGTGAGCGGGGTCAGCAGCGGGAGCTTCTGGGCGTCGTTCGGGGCGTTCGCCACCACCGGCGATCTCGTCATGGCGGTGGTCAAGACGCTCACCGCGGCGGTGCTGGTGGCGATCATCGGCGGATTGCGCGGGCTGGAGGCACACGGCGGCCCGCGCGGCGTAGCCGACGCGGTGAATTCCGCCGTCGTCCTGAGCGTCACGATGATCATCTTCTCGGCGCTGCTGCTCACCCAGGCGCAGACCATGTTCCTGCCGAGCCGGATCGCGTGA
- a CDS encoding MlaD family protein, which translates to MNLRNTLSIGALTGLLVASCVAIGHQGVAWLPATDQRHASLSVADANGLVRGAKVLLRGVPIGEITDVVAAADAVRVDLRYAARRRIPVDSSFRIESLSALGESYLSVLPNTTEGPYLDDNQRIDVRSVATPATFGELSAALTRLLDGIEPGTVNTLIDELGSALPTDPAVAQQLARAGSLLTTTLLMSRAPIRDLLVSGQNLLDHGPRIGPALAAAGIPVRDTGTSFATLAQTAIEMMQSNDYPRVVEIGPLDFFRRLREFEDRIGGDTAQLTTRLLPGIQAAAAAMGSIDISRLLDSAVAAVATPGAVTLRVGPPK; encoded by the coding sequence ATGAACCTCAGGAACACCCTGTCGATCGGCGCGCTGACGGGACTGCTCGTGGCGTCCTGCGTCGCGATCGGGCACCAGGGCGTCGCCTGGCTCCCGGCCACCGACCAGCGGCACGCCAGCCTGTCCGTCGCCGACGCGAACGGCTTGGTGCGCGGCGCCAAGGTGCTGCTGCGCGGCGTGCCGATCGGCGAGATCACCGACGTCGTCGCGGCCGCCGACGCGGTCCGCGTCGACCTGCGCTATGCCGCGCGACGGCGCATCCCCGTCGACAGCAGCTTCCGCATCGAGAGCCTGTCGGCGCTCGGGGAGAGCTATCTGTCGGTGCTCCCGAACACCACCGAGGGACCGTACCTCGACGACAACCAGCGCATCGACGTGCGTTCCGTGGCGACCCCCGCCACGTTCGGCGAACTGTCGGCGGCGCTGACCCGACTGCTGGACGGCATCGAACCCGGCACCGTCAACACTCTCATCGATGAACTGGGCTCGGCCCTGCCCACCGATCCCGCTGTGGCACAGCAACTCGCACGGGCAGGCAGCTTGCTCACCACCACGCTGCTGATGAGCCGGGCACCGATCCGTGATCTGCTCGTCAGCGGCCAGAACCTGCTCGACCATGGGCCGCGGATCGGACCGGCGCTCGCCGCGGCCGGTATTCCGGTGCGCGACACCGGAACCAGTTTCGCCACCCTCGCCCAAACCGCGATCGAGATGATGCAGTCCAACGACTACCCGCGCGTCGTCGAGATCGGCCCCCTCGACTTCTTCCGCCGGCTGCGCGAGTTCGAGGACCGGATCGGCGGCGACACCGCGCAGCTGACCACCCGGCTGCTCCCCGGCATCCAGGCCGCGGCCGCCGCCATGGGCTCCATCGATATCAGCCGCCTGCTCGACTCCGCCGTGGCCGCTGTCGCGACACCGGGAGCGGTCACCCTGCGCGTCGGTCCACCGAAGTAG
- a CDS encoding alpha/beta hydrolase family protein has product MVPGPRRLRRIVVAVLAALLTLAVGYGPREPIAPAMVSSGMLPASPDKPLRIPYGTDPDCFGDLYLPKTGQGPYPVVVLIHGGGWAQNRTLTQFNAQSAALAENGVAVWNIEYRRVNGTGGWPVTLTDVADAVLALSTSVQRRSGNALDLQRVQVAGHSAGGHLAAWVAGRFQRSTEPKALRIRSATLMSAVLDPEYAVTRGRDGYVRKLLGGSPSEVPERYRYASPIAHLPTAMRITAIHGDADNVVSPEQSRRYITAARRARNSADLRLLPGTGHGEFADPTSTAWATTQQVILEHADTVR; this is encoded by the coding sequence ATGGTGCCCGGTCCGCGGCGGCTGCGCCGAATAGTCGTTGCGGTGCTGGCCGCACTGCTGACCCTCGCGGTCGGGTACGGACCACGCGAGCCCATCGCACCGGCCATGGTCAGCTCCGGCATGCTGCCAGCCTCGCCGGACAAGCCGCTGCGTATCCCGTACGGCACCGACCCCGACTGCTTCGGCGACCTCTATTTGCCGAAGACCGGCCAGGGGCCCTATCCCGTCGTGGTCCTCATCCACGGCGGCGGTTGGGCGCAGAATCGCACCCTCACGCAGTTCAACGCGCAGTCCGCGGCATTGGCGGAGAACGGCGTCGCGGTGTGGAACATCGAATACCGGCGGGTCAACGGTACCGGCGGCTGGCCGGTCACCCTCACCGATGTCGCGGACGCGGTCCTGGCGCTCAGCACGAGCGTGCAGCGGCGATCGGGTAATGCGCTGGACCTGCAGCGGGTTCAAGTCGCGGGCCACTCGGCCGGCGGTCACCTGGCCGCGTGGGTCGCGGGTCGCTTCCAACGGTCGACGGAGCCGAAGGCGTTGCGCATCCGCAGCGCCACCCTCATGTCCGCGGTGCTCGACCCCGAGTACGCCGTCACCCGCGGCCGTGACGGATACGTCCGGAAACTGCTGGGCGGCTCGCCCAGCGAGGTCCCCGAACGCTATCGCTACGCCTCCCCCATCGCCCACCTTCCGACCGCCATGCGGATCACCGCGATTCACGGCGATGCCGACAACGTCGTCTCCCCAGAACAGAGCCGCCGCTACATCACCGCGGCCAGGCGTGCCCGCAACAGCGCCGACCTGCGCTTGCTCCCCGGAACCGGTCACGGCGAATTCGCCGACCCCACCTCCACGGCCTGGGCCACCACCCAGCAGGTCATCCTCGAACACGCCGACACAGTGCGCTGA
- a CDS encoding MlaD family protein, which translates to MMVTPRKALWRMIVVAVLTTALFIGVANALRNPVEGDTATYTAEFTDVSGLRPGADVRRQGVQIGKVTGIDLQRTETTTIAVVEFELREDEPLTAASRMAVKYQNLSGLRYLDLTTDDTQPDRTPRRRVPLAATTGSFDITALFHGLEPVLATLAPEQVNRLAAGVLALLNGAGGVEELTAGVRAIADYATDRQHTVSVLVANIGKVAQTMRGRSPQVLEFIRDFQLAIDRTMTVLDEFYKTAQYGPPFVDAVNRLLTGLGLHEGGDLDGLLRTALSAMTDAPALLRLLPTVSAGLEQLDGARVVDMHCGTGEAELPPAITVLLGGQRVVLCRR; encoded by the coding sequence ATGATGGTGACACCGCGCAAGGCCCTGTGGCGGATGATCGTCGTCGCGGTGCTCACCACGGCGCTGTTCATCGGCGTCGCCAACGCGTTGCGCAACCCGGTCGAGGGCGACACCGCCACCTACACCGCGGAGTTCACCGACGTGTCCGGCTTGCGACCCGGCGCCGACGTGCGGCGGCAAGGCGTGCAGATCGGAAAGGTCACCGGCATCGACCTCCAGCGCACCGAGACCACCACGATCGCCGTCGTCGAGTTCGAACTGCGCGAAGACGAACCGCTCACCGCGGCCAGCCGAATGGCCGTCAAATACCAGAACCTCAGCGGCCTGCGCTATCTCGACCTCACCACCGACGACACACAACCCGACCGGACGCCGCGCAGGCGGGTACCGCTGGCCGCGACCACCGGCTCTTTCGACATCACCGCCCTGTTCCACGGTTTGGAGCCGGTGCTGGCGACGCTGGCACCCGAGCAGGTCAACCGGCTCGCCGCCGGTGTGCTCGCACTGCTCAACGGTGCAGGCGGCGTCGAGGAACTCACCGCCGGCGTGCGCGCGATCGCCGACTACGCGACCGACCGGCAGCACACCGTCTCGGTCCTGGTCGCGAACATCGGCAAGGTCGCGCAGACCATGCGCGGCCGGTCGCCGCAGGTGCTCGAGTTCATCCGGGACTTCCAACTGGCGATCGATCGGACCATGACCGTGCTCGACGAGTTCTACAAGACCGCGCAGTACGGCCCGCCGTTCGTCGACGCGGTGAACCGCCTGCTGACCGGACTCGGCTTGCACGAGGGCGGCGACCTCGACGGATTGTTGCGCACCGCGCTGTCCGCCATGACCGACGCACCCGCCCTGTTGCGCCTGCTGCCGACGGTTTCGGCCGGACTGGAACAGCTCGACGGCGCGCGTGTGGTCGACATGCATTGCGGCACGGGCGAAGCCGAGCTGCCTCCCGCGATCACGGTGTTGCTCGGCGGACAGCGGGTGGTGTTGTGCCGACGATGA
- a CDS encoding MlaD family protein translates to MTSLIARTPEGRQIALGALAYLLAVLVAVSAGVLYLHPPQQQSVTFEITDAAAVRAGQDVRVAGVPVGKVESVSLRPDRVRVTARIRRDVFLGTDTTVDIRMLTAVGGYYVALHAAGTESLGNGVISADRVTPPYRLPDLLHDAPPKIRELNAPDIGASLDRVAAGLQANPGSVRSIIDGIQALAEILSRQRDQLETTVSVSREYLSAFDTDRAALFDMLRKTAIILQVLRDTRAGFTAAYQGLAQLFGKVDVLSRFYAGHRAEVLAAVTGLDTALRAMGTDMPTLIGDLEQFVDQLNSLLGPDGVRLVGAGQVLATDLCVPIPGRSC, encoded by the coding sequence ATGACATCGTTGATCGCGCGGACGCCGGAGGGCAGGCAGATAGCGCTCGGCGCGCTCGCCTACCTGCTCGCCGTGCTCGTGGCCGTGTCCGCCGGCGTGCTGTATCTGCATCCGCCACAGCAACAGTCGGTGACCTTCGAGATCACCGATGCCGCCGCGGTGCGTGCCGGGCAGGACGTCCGCGTCGCCGGCGTCCCGGTCGGCAAGGTGGAATCGGTATCGCTGCGGCCCGATCGGGTCCGGGTGACCGCGCGCATCCGGCGTGACGTATTCCTGGGCACGGACACCACGGTCGACATCAGAATGCTCACCGCCGTCGGCGGGTACTACGTGGCATTGCACGCCGCGGGCACCGAATCCCTTGGCAACGGCGTCATTTCCGCCGATCGGGTGACGCCGCCCTACCGCCTGCCCGATCTCCTGCACGACGCGCCGCCGAAGATCCGCGAGCTGAACGCGCCGGACATCGGGGCGAGCCTCGATCGCGTCGCCGCCGGGCTGCAAGCCAACCCGGGCTCGGTGCGCTCGATCATCGACGGTATCCAAGCACTGGCCGAGATCCTGTCACGCCAACGCGACCAGCTCGAAACGACGGTGTCAGTGTCCCGGGAGTACCTGAGCGCGTTCGACACCGACCGTGCCGCCCTGTTCGACATGCTCCGCAAGACCGCGATCATCCTGCAGGTATTGCGGGATACCCGAGCCGGTTTCACCGCCGCCTACCAGGGACTGGCGCAGCTGTTCGGCAAGGTCGACGTGCTGAGCCGGTTCTACGCGGGCCACCGTGCGGAGGTACTCGCGGCGGTGACCGGTCTCGATACCGCCCTGCGCGCGATGGGCACTGACATGCCGACGCTGATCGGCGATCTCGAGCAGTTCGTCGATCAGCTGAACTCGCTGCTCGGTCCCGACGGCGTCCGTCTGGTCGGTGCCGGACAGGTGCTCGCCACCGATCTGTGCGTCCCGATTCCCGGGAGGAGCTGCTGA
- a CDS encoding ferredoxin: MTTTRVEVDQDRCQSAGYCVRTAPEIFALDDDGIVAIRAAGRLSAGPVVVAPADLDQVDRAAWDCPAAAITVTQQTQESSS; encoded by the coding sequence ATGACAACGACCCGGGTCGAGGTCGATCAGGACCGCTGCCAATCGGCGGGGTACTGCGTGCGCACGGCGCCGGAGATCTTCGCGCTCGACGACGACGGCATCGTCGCGATCCGGGCCGCGGGCCGGTTGTCGGCGGGACCGGTCGTGGTCGCCCCGGCAGACCTCGACCAGGTCGATCGCGCGGCATGGGACTGCCCGGCCGCCGCGATCACCGTCACTCAGCAGACGCAGGAGAGCAGTTCATGA
- a CDS encoding MlaD family protein produces the protein MWRRLRGPLVLTGAAIVLAVAAGAAVRPNFADTQNFCAMMPDSIGLYPGNFVTQMGVRVGTVEHVEAAGTAVRVEFSVDAARPLPAQVRAVSRASSILADRNLELVGNYTAGPRLSPGQCIDISATATAKSISEITGATAGLLDGLGGAGNGNALGSTLAALGAQLSGNGAAAGAALTNAGQAAAGSDAMISTLGQLLANAAPLVTAADQHWSEIDAALASAPAALNELAHQVFPAITQIFHYLPNAMNLILDVQQRLGHILWPGLDVVATTLRVAATRAADIERLVATLPVLSDSVRGLLSDPGRPEIALIPPRFRVTVADPQALCAFLGAGCTVAAEQAQLADVDLLQLVLRGGIPR, from the coding sequence ATGTGGCGACGCTTACGCGGACCGCTGGTGCTGACCGGCGCGGCGATCGTGCTCGCCGTCGCCGCCGGGGCGGCCGTGCGACCGAATTTCGCTGACACCCAGAACTTCTGCGCGATGATGCCGGACTCCATCGGCCTCTATCCTGGCAACTTCGTCACCCAGATGGGGGTGCGGGTCGGCACGGTCGAGCACGTCGAAGCCGCGGGGACCGCGGTGCGCGTCGAATTCTCCGTCGATGCCGCCCGTCCGCTCCCGGCGCAGGTGCGTGCGGTGAGCCGCGCCAGCTCGATTCTGGCCGACCGCAACCTCGAACTCGTGGGCAATTACACCGCCGGGCCGCGCCTGTCGCCGGGACAGTGCATCGACATCTCCGCCACCGCGACCGCCAAGAGCATCTCCGAGATCACCGGCGCGACAGCGGGTCTGCTCGACGGGCTCGGCGGCGCCGGAAACGGAAACGCCCTCGGCTCGACGCTCGCCGCGCTCGGTGCCCAGCTGTCGGGTAACGGCGCCGCCGCCGGCGCGGCGCTCACGAACGCGGGACAGGCGGCGGCGGGTTCGGACGCGATGATCAGTACGCTCGGCCAGCTGCTCGCCAACGCGGCACCGCTGGTCACCGCCGCAGATCAGCACTGGAGCGAGATCGACGCCGCGCTCGCCAGCGCCCCTGCGGCCTTGAACGAGCTGGCGCACCAGGTTTTTCCGGCGATCACCCAGATCTTCCACTACCTGCCGAACGCGATGAACCTGATCCTGGACGTCCAGCAGCGCCTCGGCCATATCCTGTGGCCGGGTTTGGACGTGGTGGCGACCACGCTGCGCGTGGCGGCGACCCGCGCCGCCGACATCGAGCGACTCGTCGCCACATTGCCCGTGCTGTCCGACTCGGTACGCGGGCTCCTCTCCGATCCAGGCCGACCCGAGATCGCCCTGATACCACCGCGATTCCGCGTGACGGTGGCCGACCCGCAGGCGCTCTGCGCGTTTCTCGGCGCCGGCTGCACCGTGGCGGCCGAGCAGGCCCAGCTCGCCGACGTGGACCTGCTGCAATTGGTCCTGCGCGGAGGTATACCCCGATGA